The region GATATGATTATATAGTAAACCCCGGTGCTGACCCCAAACAAATTCAGTTTAATATGGAAGGTGCTGACCAAATTAGTTTAAACAATGTAGGGGAAATAGTTATAAAAACAACCATTGGCGAAACAAAACAAACAGGACTTTTTAGTTACCAAAACCTCCACCATAAAAAACAAGCTATTACTAGTTTTTTCAGCAAACTAAGCCCACAAACTTTTGCCATTGCGCTTGGGAGTTATGACAATAGTAAACCGTTAATTATTGACCCTTTGGTGTTTTCTACTTTTTTAGGAGGAACCGGTGACGATTGTGGTATAGCTATTAAAACTGATGCTTTTAATGCTGTTTATGTATCAGGGTACACTAATAGTAGCAACTACCCAATTGTTGCAGGATCATACGCTATTTTCAAAAATAATAACTATGATGTTTTCGTAACCAAGTTAAATAGTAACCTTAACACTCTTACATACTCAACCTTTATTGGTGGTGTCAGCGATGACATTTTATTTGATTTAACAATTGATAGCAGTTTAAATATTTATATTACAGGCTCTACAAGGTCAAGCAATTATCCAACCACAATAAATGCTTACGATACCAGCTTTAATAATACCACAGCCTATGAGGATGTGTTTATTACCAAATTAAATCCTTCAGGTAGTGCGCTTATTTTTTCAAGCTATTTAGGTGGAAGCCAAAAAGATAAAAGCAAAAGAATTATCCTTGACAAAGAACGTAACATTTATATTGCCGGTTACACGCAATCAACCAACTTCCCTAAAACTGCAGGTGCTTTTACAAACAGTTATAATAACATTAACCTGTTTATAACCAAATTAGATGCCTTGGGCAGCAGTTTAATTTTCTCTACAACATTAACAACCATACCAGGCTCTCCGTATAGTGGTAATAATACTTATTATGGAGATTTGGCTATTGATGACAGTTCCTATATTTATGTAGCTACAAATGGCGCCAGTAACCGTCTTCCTTACCCCGGTATTAATAACAATTTTGGGCCCGGTAACCATATTTCTCTTCTTAAACTGGACCCTTCCTGCACCAACCCAATATACCTTACCCAGTTTGGAGGAAACTCAAAAACGACTGATATAGTAGCTGCTATTGCTATTGACCAATCACAAAATGTTTATATTACAGGAACAAATATGGCTGAAGGTATCGGAGTTAATACTTTTCCAACAACTACGGGTGCATTTTCCAGAACAAATACCGGAGGGTATGATGTGTTTGTGGCTAAATTTAACCAAACCGGGGGAGTTGTATACTCTACCCTTATTGGCGGACCTGCACAGGATTATGTATCTGAAATTAATATTGATGAAAACAATAATGCTATTATTTGTGGGTTTTTAAGTCTTTATTCTGGCACTATTCTACCTATTTTCCCTACCACTTCCAATGCTTTTGATACTTCTTTTAATGGTTCCGATTACAGAGAAGATGGCTTTATTACCATTTTTAATGAAACAGGTTCTGCTCTATTGTATTCAAGCTATATTGGCGGAAACAGTATTGATTATGCCTATGATTTATGTTATGCAAACAATGCTTCAATACTGGTTACAGGGAGTACTAACAGCTTTAATTTCCCCACTACTCCGGGTACTTTCAGAACAATTATCAGTTCAAGTTCATCAGATGCTTTTGTTTTCAAAATAAATAAATGCCCTTTCAATTTAAACCAACAACCTGTTAGTCAAAGCATTGTTACCAACAACAATGTATCTTTTAATGTTATCGCCAGTAGCCCTACTACTACCTTCCAATGGCAACAAAATGCAGGGTCAGGGTTTGTTAATCTCTCTAATGCAGGAGTGTATTCAGGAGTAAACACCAATACTTTAAATATTAATAGTATTAATTTTTCTAAAAATAATTACCAATACAGATGTGTAGCTACCGACAGTGGTTGCAGTATTAATAGTGTACATGCCAAACTTTTGGTCAACTGCCTCTTTAACATTACAAGACAACCCGTTAGTCAAAATATTAATATTGGTACCAATACCAGTTTTTCTCTTGAAGCATCTTCAAGCACTGCTACTTTTCAATGGCAACAAAATAACGGTTATGGGTTTGTAGATATTAGTAACAACTCTCTATTTTCCGGTGTTAATGATGATACTTTAATCATTAACTCTACCCCACTTTCATTTAATAATAATTCTTTCAGGTGTATTGTTTCCGATAATGCATGTTCTGTGGTTAGTAATCCCATAAGCCTAAATGTAAACTGTACACTTGCTATTACCAAACAACCTGTTCCAACAAGCATTAATATCAGAAACAATACCCAGTTAATAACCAATGTTAATAGCACAAATGCAACCTTTCAGTGGCAACAAAGTTTAGGAACAGGGTTTACCAATTTAAGTAACAGTAGTACTTTTAGCAATGTAAACGATGATACCTTGCTCATTAATAATGCTCCACTCTCATTAAACAATACCCGATACCGTTGT is a window of Bacteroidota bacterium DNA encoding:
- a CDS encoding SBBP repeat-containing protein, with product MPIKNVITLAFILITAIAYAQDIDSNKKLSYNKQFFIENKGQWPDEVLFMTKTNGMDAWITKTGVVYDFYQLIENEKTSELTSEKGQQNFKDKKGHVVKFNLLQCNKNVIPEGKDKQEAYYNYFIGNDKSKWASFVSLYHEVVIKNIYNGIDIRYYFDNGALRYDYIVNPGADPKQIQFNMEGADQISLNNVGEIVIKTTIGETKQTGLFSYQNLHHKKQAITSFFSKLSPQTFAIALGSYDNSKPLIIDPLVFSTFLGGTGDDCGIAIKTDAFNAVYVSGYTNSSNYPIVAGSYAIFKNNNYDVFVTKLNSNLNTLTYSTFIGGVSDDILFDLTIDSSLNIYITGSTRSSNYPTTINAYDTSFNNTTAYEDVFITKLNPSGSALIFSSYLGGSQKDKSKRIILDKERNIYIAGYTQSTNFPKTAGAFTNSYNNINLFITKLDALGSSLIFSTTLTTIPGSPYSGNNTYYGDLAIDDSSYIYVATNGASNRLPYPGINNNFGPGNHISLLKLDPSCTNPIYLTQFGGNSKTTDIVAAIAIDQSQNVYITGTNMAEGIGVNTFPTTTGAFSRTNTGGYDVFVAKFNQTGGVVYSTLIGGPAQDYVSEINIDENNNAIICGFLSLYSGTILPIFPTTSNAFDTSFNGSDYREDGFITIFNETGSALLYSSYIGGNSIDYAYDLCYANNASILVTGSTNSFNFPTTPGTFRTIISSSSSDAFVFKINKCPFNLNQQPVSQSIVTNNNVSFNVIASSPTTTFQWQQNAGSGFVNLSNAGVYSGVNTNTLNINSINFSKNNYQYRCVATDSGCSINSVHAKLLVNCLFNITRQPVSQNINIGTNTSFSLEASSSTATFQWQQNNGYGFVDISNNSLFSGVNDDTLIINSTPLSFNNNSFRCIVSDNACSVVSNPISLNVNCTLAITKQPVPTSINIRNNTQLITNVNSTNATFQWQQSLGTGFTNLSNSSTFSNVNDDTLLINNAPLSLNNTRYRCVINDGPCSKISDSILLNVNCSLAINTQPVNKNIPAESNTIMSITASGFATTFQWQQNTGSGFVNLTNNSTFSNVDDDTLIINAAPKSLNNTTYRCIVNDGPCSLASSSATLNVYCVSSITRQVNNTNIIIGSNALFSVASANNNATFQWQQNEGTGFVNIYNNSTFSGTNDDSLTLIATTIAQNNNTYRCLINNESCIDTSNSGTLTISCPFNITGQPQNQTINNGGSAQFIVQVDSNVSYQWQQNTGTGFVNISDNSLFSGTNNDTLILNGASFLLNNNTYRCWITLNNCYTYSIPALLNINCISSITLQPQNRTINQGDTTSFIVHSNNPAATFQWQINKGNGFTNISNDNTFNNANNDSLIINKVPSSMNNNMFRCIINNNNCFDTTNNVVLTVNCLLAITQQPVNKSGKVNESTFFCVTSSVNSFVSFKWQVNYGSGFLAIQNDATYSGVNQDTLKIKKISPVFNNCKYRAIVYTTNLCCCSDTSNAAILQVSNIGTNELSNSYFNIYPNPNNGHFLIDELPDNAVITITDLAGKTIAEIKTNDNKINVDLSNKADGMYLVKVESLNYSAIRKVNITK